A section of the Apostichopus japonicus isolate 1M-3 chromosome 1, ASM3797524v1, whole genome shotgun sequence genome encodes:
- the LOC139967862 gene encoding protein O-mannosyl-transferase TMTC2-like produces the protein MYEILACSLLSAVLYWNTLYAGFCYDDSRAVLKNPDLLPTTPLTDVWRNDFWGTPLNHTGSHKSYRPLCVLSFRLNYAIGELDPFGYHLTNILLHCLVTAVFTHTAHKLLKRSLTACLAGCLFASHPIHTEAVSGIVGRADVGAALFFLLSFLSYVKYCEIRERDLTHSLSATSWIICAGCFAGLSMLTKEQGITVLAVNITFDLFICHQVKVQQLSKSFLEKQFIHLRQGVLSQLIAGLILITFRLYLTGSSPPTFAPADNPAADSDDLVTRTLTFLLLPVMNFWLLLCPYNLSFDWSMGTIPLVESILDPRNIYSLAFYAMLAVVALWIIISQERQDRTACTSHDNGYMQQTKHSNGKCSDGELNGNSVGNGLHSRYQHINGKHHSKGAVLRNHKVTNGLSKSKTQANHHHHSAINNRTQNGNSISNQVTKSIQSEVTERRRTVDILIMSLALLVFPFLPASNLFFYVGFVIAERILYIPSMGYCLSLAFGVELLWERFSRHRVRQWMLSVLVLLLISAFSLRTVLRNQDWFSEEMLYRSGIHVNPPKAWGNLANILKMEGKVNEAETAYRNALKHRVNMADVHYNLGILLQESRRFHEAIESYQKAIHFRPRLSMAHLNLGIVLTEVGRLKEAEYIYLHAATLTDDGLKDPRNQMKGIISSMFNLGRLMQNQGRFEEALKVYHKALARRPDFYAPQSIYNMLGETYYHLENLQEAEYWYKQSLECKPDHVPAHLTYSNLLSKTKRVLQAEDMLKKAMLLEPENPNVYRHYGQLLNEHGRHADAAEYYQQAFDLKPEDFEIAFNLANALRQAGDGESAERFYWKASELKPDEAHTHMNLGAILHMNNKLESAERSYLRALEIEPGHETTSQNLKKLRTLMNKRKIGSK, from the exons ACGTGCAGTGTTGAAGAATCCTGATTTGCTACCGACGACACCATTGACAGACGTCTGGAGAAATGACTTTTGGGGGACACCTCTGAACCACACAGGCAGCCATAAGTCATACCGTCCTCTGTGTGTACTCTCCTTTCGTTTGAACTACGCCATCGGAGAGCTGGACCCATTCGGCTATCATCTCACGAACATTCTGTTGCATTGTCTAGTTACAGCAGTCTTCACCCACACAgctcacaaacttttgaaaCGATCGTTGACCGCATGCCTGGCCGGTTGTTTGTTTGCATCTCACCCTATCCACACAGAGGCAGTTTCTGGGATCGTAGGCCGTGCGGACGTGGGAGCCGCTCTCTTCTTTCTCCTATCCTTTCTATCTTACGTCAAATATTGTGAAATACGAGAACGAGACTTGACTCATTCTCTGTCCGCAACATCATGGATCATTTGTGCTGGTTGTTTCGCTGGACTGAGCATGCTCACCAAAGAACAAGGGATCACAGTCTTAGCAGTCaatataacctttgacctctttaTATGTCACCAGGTTAAAGTTCAACAACTTTCCAAGTCATTTCTTGAG AAACAATTCATTCATCTTCGACAGGGCGTACTGAGTCAGTTAATTGCAGGGCTAATCCTGATAACGTTTAGATTATATTTAACTGGATCATCACCTCCGACCTTTGCCCCAGCAGATAATCCCGCGGCCGACTCAGATGACCTGGTGACCCGAACTTTGACATTTCTGCTTCTTCCAGTTATGAACTTTTGGCTTCTTCTTTGTCCATATAACCTAAGCTTTGATTGGTCGATGGGAACGATACCATTGGTCGAATCCATCCTGGATCCAAGGAATATATACTCGCTAGCATTTTATGCTATGTTAGCTGTTGTGGCTTTATGGATTATAATTTCACAAGAAAGGCAAGATAGAACAGCTTGCACTTCACATGACAATGGTTACATGCAACAAACTAAACATTCTAATGGAAAATGTTCAGATGGAGAATTGAACGGCAATTCGGTTGGAAACGGACTACATAGCAGATATCAGCACATTAATGGTAAACACCATTCAAAAGGAGCAGTTCTGCGAAATCATAAAGTGACTAACGGCTTGAGCAAGTCGAAAACTCAAGCAAACCATCACCACCACAGTGCAATCAATAACAGAACTCAGAATGGAAATTCTATTTCAAATCAGGTGACCAAATCTATCCAATCAGAAGTAACAGAGAGAAGAAGAACAGTGGATATTTTAATCATGAGCCTTGCCTTACTCGTATTTCCATTCCTTCCTGCTTCAAACCTATTTTTCTACGTCGGTTTCGTGATAGCCGAACGCATTCTTTACATCCCCAGTATGGGATATTGTCTTTCCCTTGCCTTTGGAGTTGAACTTTTGTGGGAACGTTTCTCCAGACACAGAGTCAGACAATGGATGTTGTCTGTGTTGGTGTTGCTCCTGATATCAGCCTTCAGCTTGAGAACGGTTTTACGGAACCAAGATTGGTTCAGCGAAGAAATGCTGTATCGATCGGGTATACATGTCAACCCTCCTAAAG CTTGGGGTAATCTTGCCAATATCCTAAAGATGGAAGGAAAAGTCAACGAGGCAGAGACTGCATACAGGAATGCACTTAAACACAGAGTGAACATGGCAGATGTTCACTATAATCT AGGAATTTTGTTGCAAGAATCAAGAAGATTTCACGAAGCTATCGAGAGCTACCAGAAGGCAATTCATTTTCGCCCTCGCTTGTCAA TGGCACATTTGAACCTTGGCATCGTACTGACGGAGGTAGGAAGATTAAAGGAGGCGGAGTATATTTACCTGCATGCAGCAACATTGACTGATGATGGCTTGAAGGACCCACGTAACCAAATGAAGGGGATCATATCATCCATGTTTAACCTGGGAAGGCTGATGCAGAACCAGGGAAGATTTGAG GAAGCTTTGAAAGTTTACCATAAGGCATTGGCGAGGAGGCCAGATTTCTATGCCCCacaaagtatatataatatgcTAG GTGAAACATACTACCATTTAGAGAACTTACAGGAAGCAGAGTACTGGTACAAACAATCCCTGGAATGTAAACCTGATCATGTACCGGCCCATCTTACATATTCAAACTTGCTGAGCAAAACG AAGCGTGTCCTACAGGCAGAAGATATGTTGAAAAAAGCAATGTTATTGGAACCTGAAAATCCAAATGTTTATAGACATTATG GACAACTTTTAAATGAGCATGGGAGGCATGCCGATGCCGCGGAATATTACCAACAAGCTTTTGACTTGAAACCCGAGGATTTTGAGATCGCGTTTAACCTTGCGAATGCCTTACGTCAGGCTGGTGACGGTGAATCAGCAGAACGATTTTACTGGAAAGCTTCAGAATTAAAACCAGAT GAAGCTCACACTCACATGAATCTTGGGGCGATTCTACACATGAATAACAAACTCGAATCAGCAGAGAGGAGTTACCTTAGAGCACTGGAGATAGAACCAGGACATGAAACTACCTCTCAGAATCTCAAGAAACTTCGTACTCTGATGAATAAACGAAAGATTGGCTCAAAGTAA